In Acidobacteriota bacterium, one DNA window encodes the following:
- a CDS encoding DUF4160 domain-containing protein — protein MPTIKRSGSYRFYFFSHEPNEPPHIHIDRDDLSAKFWLQPVSLARNFGFTARELNKLQALVTLNQTEFLEAWNGYFSAGGG, from the coding sequence ATGCCAACGATTAAACGTAGTGGCTCTTACCGGTTCTACTTCTTCAGTCACGAACCCAATGAGCCGCCGCATATTCACATTGACCGTGACGACCTATCGGCTAAGTTCTGGCTGCAACCGGTCAGCTTGGCTCGCAATTTCGGATTCACTGCGCGCGAGTTGAACAAGTTGCAAGCACTCGTCACTCTTAATCAAACTGAATTTTTGGAGGCTTGGAATGGGTATTTTAGCGCTGGCGGCGGATGA
- a CDS encoding DUF2442 domain-containing protein, whose amino-acid sequence MGILALAADERVVNVSFTKNEISVRLRDGRTITVPLVWYPRLLQATVAQRKNWQPCAGGYGIHWPDIDEDLSVEGLLRGAPAPHGTLTTA is encoded by the coding sequence ATGGGTATTTTAGCGCTGGCGGCGGATGAACGCGTGGTGAACGTTTCCTTCACCAAAAATGAAATAAGTGTGCGGTTGCGGGATGGCCGCACTATCACAGTGCCGCTCGTTTGGTATCCGCGTTTACTGCAAGCAACGGTTGCTCAGCGCAAGAATTGGCAGCCTTGCGCGGGCGGCTACGGCATTCATTGGCCTGACATTGATGAGGATTTGAGCGTGGAAGGACTTTTGCGCGGCGCACCGGCTCCGCACGGGACGCTAACCACCGCCTGA
- a CDS encoding SDR family oxidoreductase, with the protein MAIFLTGSTGYVGAHVAALLLEQHPDHLNLLVRAKDVRAAEQRLWQSLQLHLDFPRFHEYLQTRISIFCGDLTSTQFGLNDADYERLVSTTDSIIHCAASLNRKSEKVCLNTNLRGTLEVLKLARAAQDQHGLRRFSDVSTVAVAGHRSNEAVGEDESIDWNRSDYDPYARTKKFCEHMVNELLPDVPHTVFRPSIILGDSRRAETTQFDMVRSFVFLAGLPVLPFRPTDKIDIVNVDFVAESIVTIHQKEKPLHNIYHLSSGTGSQTFKELTDALSQARGKGGPIYLPALEKPFASVNNWLADNMRGNAIGFGATLLKVFIPYLVWNTVFDNTRICRETDKQPAPFSAYSYPLLKFSKAGNFTYPYKEWPHNVGQAASLSASVA; encoded by the coding sequence ATGGCAATTTTCCTGACCGGCTCGACCGGTTACGTAGGCGCGCACGTGGCGGCGCTCCTGCTTGAACAACACCCGGATCACCTCAACCTGCTGGTGCGTGCCAAAGACGTGCGCGCGGCTGAGCAGCGGCTGTGGCAATCATTGCAACTGCACCTGGATTTCCCGCGCTTTCACGAATACCTGCAAACGCGCATCAGCATTTTTTGCGGCGACCTGACCAGCACGCAGTTCGGCTTGAATGACGCCGATTACGAGCGGCTGGTCAGCACGACCGATTCGATCATCCATTGCGCCGCCTCGCTCAACCGCAAGAGCGAAAAGGTCTGCCTCAACACCAACCTGCGCGGCACGCTCGAAGTGCTCAAGCTAGCCCGCGCCGCCCAAGACCAGCACGGCCTGCGCCGCTTCAGCGATGTCTCGACCGTCGCCGTTGCCGGTCACCGCAGCAACGAAGCCGTCGGCGAAGACGAATCCATTGACTGGAACCGTAGCGATTACGACCCGTATGCGCGCACCAAAAAGTTTTGCGAACACATGGTCAACGAATTGCTGCCCGATGTGCCGCACACGGTCTTCCGGCCCAGCATCATCCTCGGTGATTCACGTCGCGCCGAGACAACGCAATTCGACATGGTGCGCTCGTTCGTCTTTCTGGCGGGCTTGCCGGTGCTGCCCTTTCGCCCGACGGACAAGATAGACATCGTCAACGTAGATTTCGTCGCCGAATCCATCGTCACGATTCACCAGAAAGAAAAGCCGCTGCACAACATCTATCACCTGTCATCCGGCACCGGCTCACAGACGTTCAAAGAACTGACCGATGCCCTTTCGCAAGCGCGCGGCAAAGGCGGGCCGATTTACTTGCCCGCGCTCGAAAAGCCGTTCGCGAGTGTGAACAATTGGCTGGCCGACAACATGCGCGGCAATGCCATCGGGTTTGGCGCGACCTTGTTGAAGGTGTTTATTCCGTATCTGGTTTGGAACACGGTCTTCGACAACACGCGCATCTGCCGTGAGACAGACAAACAACCTGCGCCGTTTTCGGCGTATAGCTATCCCTTGCTGAAGTTCAGCAAGGCGGGCAATTTCACGTATCCGTACAAGGAGTGGCCGCACAATGTTGGACAAGCTGCCAGCTTGTCCGCAAGCGTGGCCTAA
- a CDS encoding polysaccharide pyruvyl transferase family protein has product MSMDIALEAWVAGIIEWSKLKWMLGAGHRWQPGDKLKLLFAGYNGTRNTGSDVRVEEMIRQIRHVIGADKCELSVLTQDFNLTAGYFKDTRQVLLPQIFPPMLAREIPNFDGVVACEGSMFKSKFANALTTMMAGSLGIAAAQNKISIGYGAEAGHMDSHLAKFVARYCRDSLIITRNPESQEVLGKLGVSTELGADTAWTFESLPLTYGEAELRKHGWDGVTPVLVVCPVNPYCWPVRASVAKFVSNKLTGAHQDSHYRSIYFHEEGPEVERKFERYLTALANAVALFRRDNNVFVVLAATEKLDTEACHKISARLGQVPVFSSANYNMYELVSILRSCQMMVSSRFHGIVTCMEAGVLSAGVTIDERIRNLMTERGQPDLLLTVDDPDLEERLLVILGKLSKEGEAIRDGIYKTVAKNLKVMARMGVYFEEHLQRRYPEFPIRQGVHSWEEYLPPLGVNLRKLLETYE; this is encoded by the coding sequence ATGAGCATGGACATCGCTCTCGAAGCCTGGGTCGCAGGCATCATCGAGTGGTCAAAATTGAAATGGATGCTGGGCGCGGGCCATCGCTGGCAACCTGGCGACAAGCTGAAGCTGCTCTTTGCTGGCTATAACGGCACGCGCAACACCGGCTCCGACGTGCGCGTTGAAGAGATGATCCGCCAGATTCGCCACGTGATTGGCGCGGACAAGTGCGAGTTGAGCGTGCTCACGCAGGACTTCAACCTGACCGCAGGCTATTTCAAAGACACGCGGCAGGTCTTGCTGCCGCAGATTTTCCCGCCGATGCTGGCGCGCGAAATCCCCAATTTCGACGGCGTCGTGGCGTGCGAAGGCTCGATGTTCAAGAGCAAATTCGCCAACGCGCTGACGACGATGATGGCGGGCAGTTTGGGCATTGCCGCCGCGCAAAACAAAATCAGCATCGGGTATGGTGCCGAAGCAGGTCACATGGATTCGCATCTGGCGAAGTTCGTCGCGCGTTACTGCCGCGATTCGCTGATCATCACGCGCAATCCCGAATCGCAGGAAGTACTGGGCAAACTGGGCGTCTCCACTGAACTGGGCGCGGATACGGCGTGGACATTTGAATCGTTGCCGCTGACTTACGGCGAAGCTGAATTGCGCAAGCACGGCTGGGACGGCGTGACGCCCGTGCTGGTCGTTTGCCCGGTCAATCCCTATTGCTGGCCGGTGCGCGCTTCGGTAGCGAAATTTGTCAGCAACAAACTGACCGGCGCGCACCAAGACAGTCACTACCGTTCGATTTATTTCCACGAAGAAGGGCCGGAAGTTGAGCGCAAGTTTGAACGCTACCTGACCGCGCTGGCGAACGCGGTGGCGCTCTTCCGCCGCGACAACAACGTCTTCGTCGTGCTGGCCGCGACTGAGAAACTGGACACCGAGGCCTGCCACAAGATCAGCGCGAGGTTGGGCCAGGTGCCGGTGTTCTCTTCGGCGAATTACAACATGTACGAACTGGTCAGCATCCTGCGCAGTTGCCAAATGATGGTATCGTCGCGCTTCCACGGCATCGTGACGTGCATGGAAGCGGGCGTCCTTTCGGCGGGCGTGACGATTGATGAACGCATCCGCAACCTGATGACCGAACGCGGCCAGCCGGATTTGCTGTTGACCGTAGACGATCCTGACCTTGAAGAGCGCCTGCTCGTTATCCTGGGCAAACTCAGCAAAGAAGGCGAAGCGATCCGCGACGGCATTTACAAAACGGTAGCGAAGAATTTGAAGGTGATGGCGCGCATGGGCGTGTACTTTGAAGAGCACCTGCAACGCCGCTATCCTGAATTCCCGATTCGGCAGGGCGTGCATTCGTGGGAAGAGTATTTGCCGCCGTTGGGTGTAAACTTGCGCAAGTTGCTAGAAACCTACGAATAA
- a CDS encoding BrnT family toxin, whose translation MSVIFGLRGNEFEWDETKAFSNEEKHQVSFETACEVFFDPLARYGDASVEHERREFVLGCTFEHDVLLAVYVERGYRTRIITARAATRAERKRYYESNRD comes from the coding sequence ATGAGTGTAATCTTTGGCTTGCGTGGTAACGAGTTTGAATGGGATGAAACCAAAGCATTCAGCAACGAAGAAAAGCACCAGGTGTCTTTTGAGACAGCCTGTGAAGTGTTCTTCGATCCATTAGCGCGTTATGGCGACGCTTCGGTGGAACACGAGCGGCGTGAGTTCGTGCTCGGATGCACCTTTGAGCATGACGTGTTATTGGCGGTTTATGTTGAGCGTGGCTATCGCACGCGCATCATCACTGCGCGAGCAGCAACGCGCGCGGAAAGGAAGCGATACTATGAATCAAACCGAGACTGA
- a CDS encoding AMP-binding protein, producing the protein MSFLEIIFDRLNQTRSRAVIREVRDGQFVTATCSEFLAQIKAARTYIRQLGLSTGDRCGLLAPNSIRWAALDLALMAEGVTVVPLYARQAPNELVNMLKDCGASLVCCADEALRNGIVEHWPEMQARLPLFGEIFATAPDANIADKPAELSESHIVTIIYTSGTSGEPKGVMLSVKNLNHMVPCTGMRLDQLMEGETEKSPDQVFHYLPLCFAGSWILLLTALSRNSLLTLSTDLNKLADELRLAAPNYCLNVPTLLERIRTGVEKQISEKPGFVQTIYRNGKAAWLRKYENQVGWLDEFWIGLAHWLIFANIKKKIGANLRCLICGSAPLNKETQLFFMMLGILVLQVYGLTETTAICTMDDPRDFTPGRVGPTIPGIEMKLGEDDELLVRGPHIFAGYWDRPEATAAAMLPDADGDWFRTGDQGEVDAKGNWAISGRIKALLILRSGHNIAPEPIEEKLAFRLPTAQQCVVLGNDRSFLTALITGEVTQAQAEQAVAAVNEELPHYKQVLAFHLEKEPLTIESGLLTANGKLRREAIAKHFASAIDALYRAQKG; encoded by the coding sequence ATGAGCTTTCTAGAAATCATTTTCGACCGGCTCAACCAAACGCGGTCCCGCGCGGTCATCCGCGAAGTGCGCGACGGACAGTTCGTCACGGCGACTTGTAGCGAGTTCCTCGCACAGATCAAGGCCGCGCGCACCTACATTCGCCAACTTGGCTTGAGCACGGGCGACCGTTGCGGGTTGCTCGCGCCGAACAGCATCCGCTGGGCCGCGCTCGATCTGGCGTTGATGGCCGAGGGCGTCACAGTCGTGCCGCTCTATGCGCGCCAGGCGCCGAATGAGTTGGTCAATATGCTCAAGGATTGTGGCGCGTCGCTGGTCTGTTGCGCCGACGAAGCGTTGCGCAACGGCATCGTCGAGCATTGGCCGGAGATGCAAGCGCGACTGCCGCTGTTTGGAGAAATCTTCGCCACTGCGCCGGATGCCAACATCGCCGACAAACCCGCTGAATTGAGCGAGAGTCACATCGTCACGATCATCTATACGTCGGGCACGTCGGGCGAACCCAAAGGCGTGATGCTGAGCGTCAAGAACCTGAATCACATGGTTCCCTGCACCGGTATGCGGCTAGATCAATTGATGGAAGGGGAAACGGAAAAGTCGCCCGATCAGGTCTTCCACTACCTGCCGCTTTGCTTTGCGGGTTCGTGGATTTTGTTGCTGACGGCCTTGTCACGAAACAGCCTGCTCACGCTTTCGACCGATCTGAACAAGCTGGCCGATGAGTTGCGGCTGGCCGCGCCGAATTATTGCCTGAACGTGCCGACGCTGCTCGAACGCATCCGCACCGGCGTTGAAAAGCAAATCAGCGAAAAGCCCGGTTTCGTGCAAACGATCTATCGCAACGGCAAGGCCGCCTGGTTGCGCAAGTATGAAAACCAGGTTGGGTGGCTGGACGAGTTTTGGATCGGGTTGGCGCATTGGCTGATCTTCGCCAACATCAAAAAGAAGATTGGGGCAAACCTGCGCTGTTTGATTTGCGGCTCAGCACCGCTCAACAAAGAGACGCAGTTGTTTTTCATGATGCTCGGCATTCTCGTGCTGCAAGTGTACGGTTTGACCGAGACAACCGCGATTTGCACAATGGACGACCCGCGCGATTTCACGCCGGGCCGCGTAGGCCCCACGATTCCCGGCATCGAGATGAAGCTGGGCGAAGACGACGAATTGCTGGTGCGCGGGCCACACATCTTCGCCGGCTATTGGGACAGGCCCGAAGCAACGGCGGCGGCAATGCTGCCTGATGCGGATGGCGACTGGTTTCGCACGGGCGATCAGGGCGAAGTGGATGCCAAAGGCAATTGGGCCATCAGCGGACGCATCAAGGCCCTGCTCATTCTGCGTTCCGGCCACAACATCGCGCCGGAACCGATTGAAGAGAAACTGGCCTTCCGGCTGCCCACCGCGCAGCAATGCGTCGTGCTGGGCAATGATCGCAGCTTCCTGACAGCGCTCATCACAGGCGAAGTCACCCAAGCACAAGCCGAACAGGCCGTCGCGGCGGTCAACGAAGAGTTGCCGCATTACAAACAAGTGCTGGCGTTTCATCTGGAAAAAGAACCGCTGACGATTGAAAGCGGTTTGTTGACGGCCAACGGCAAATTGCGCCGCGAGGCGATTGCCAAACACTTCGCGTCCGCGATTGACGCGCTGTATCGCGCGCAGAAAGGTTAG
- a CDS encoding enoyl-CoA hydratase/isomerase family protein, which produces MQSFNGETLSWELKDGCIELVLQREPANEIGLQTLAELEQFVAAHETLKDQAHALIIHSTVKAGFSAGADLRDLYRGARELGFAHAEPQVRDFLTRIHAVMNALDASPLTTMAAVHGVCFGGGFELALVCDLIIADKMARFCFPELRLGLIPGFGGIPRLKRDLGNALVRDLLLTGRSLNAARAQAVGLVSQLVGEGDALKVARFTAAQVKKFDRATSAAAKQFLKPIPYAELQQEIEIFCNLFTQPAVEAGLRKFVESTDTLPYLP; this is translated from the coding sequence ATGCAAAGCTTCAACGGCGAAACGCTCTCCTGGGAATTAAAAGACGGCTGTATTGAATTGGTCTTGCAGCGCGAACCGGCCAACGAGATCGGCCTGCAAACGCTGGCCGAGTTGGAGCAGTTCGTCGCCGCGCACGAGACGCTGAAAGACCAAGCCCACGCGCTCATCATTCACAGCACGGTCAAGGCTGGTTTTAGCGCTGGTGCCGATTTGCGTGATCTGTATCGCGGCGCAAGGGAGCTTGGGTTTGCCCACGCGGAACCGCAGGTGCGCGACTTTCTCACGCGCATCCACGCGGTGATGAATGCGCTCGACGCCTCGCCGCTCACGACGATGGCGGCGGTGCACGGCGTCTGTTTCGGTGGCGGCTTTGAATTGGCACTGGTTTGCGATCTGATCATCGCCGACAAAATGGCACGCTTTTGTTTTCCTGAGTTGCGGCTCGGCTTGATTCCAGGCTTTGGCGGCATCCCACGGTTGAAGCGCGATCTGGGTAATGCTTTGGTGCGCGACCTGCTGTTGACCGGGCGTAGCTTGAATGCGGCACGTGCTCAGGCAGTCGGCTTGGTCAGTCAACTTGTTGGTGAAGGCGATGCGCTCAAAGTCGCGCGCTTCACCGCCGCACAGGTCAAGAAATTCGACCGTGCGACCAGCGCCGCCGCCAAGCAATTTCTCAAACCGATTCCCTATGCTGAATTGCAGCAAGAGATCGAGATTTTTTGCAATCTATTCACGCAACCTGCGGTCGAGGCTGGCTTGCGCAAATTTGTCGAAAGTACTGACACGCTACCATACTTACCTTAA
- a CDS encoding ketoacyl-ACP synthase III, producing the protein MQQKRRAKITALGTYVPPRVVTNHELEKMVETNHDWIVARTGIHERHWVEPGTPTSELGAQAAAEALKQRGIEASEVELIIVSTVTPDMFFPSTACMIQKKIHATHAWGFDISAACASFLFALTTGAQFIENGTHKKVLVIGADVMTSVLNPEDRTTLVLFGDGAGAVLLEPGEEGEDFGLLDYRHEIDGAGGENLYMPGGGSLHPTSHETVDKKMHYVHQNGQAVFKYAVRKMEELSTGMLAKHSLTGNDLACFIAHQANLRIIDATAQKTGLAPEKVIKNIHKYGNTTAATIPLAINDAIADGKLKKGDLVLFAAVGAGFTAGSVLMRWAY; encoded by the coding sequence ATGCAACAAAAACGCAGAGCCAAGATCACCGCGCTGGGCACTTATGTCCCGCCGCGCGTGGTCACCAATCACGAGCTGGAAAAGATGGTTGAAACCAACCACGATTGGATTGTCGCCCGCACCGGCATTCACGAACGCCACTGGGTCGAACCTGGCACGCCCACTTCCGAACTGGGCGCGCAGGCCGCTGCCGAAGCGTTAAAACAACGCGGCATCGAAGCCAGCGAAGTCGAATTGATCATCGTTTCGACCGTCACGCCCGACATGTTTTTCCCTTCGACGGCCTGCATGATTCAGAAAAAGATTCATGCCACGCACGCCTGGGGCTTTGACATTTCCGCCGCCTGCGCCTCGTTTCTATTCGCGCTGACCACGGGCGCGCAATTCATCGAAAACGGCACGCACAAAAAAGTCCTGGTCATCGGCGCTGACGTCATGACCAGCGTTCTCAACCCTGAAGACCGCACAACGCTCGTCCTGTTCGGCGATGGCGCGGGCGCAGTGTTACTTGAGCCTGGTGAAGAAGGCGAAGACTTCGGTCTGTTGGATTACCGGCACGAAATTGACGGCGCGGGCGGCGAGAATCTTTACATGCCCGGCGGCGGCAGCCTGCACCCCACTTCGCACGAGACCGTAGACAAGAAGATGCATTACGTCCATCAAAACGGCCAGGCCGTCTTCAAATACGCCGTGCGCAAGATGGAAGAATTGAGCACCGGCATGCTGGCCAAACACAGCCTGACCGGCAATGACCTCGCCTGTTTCATTGCGCACCAAGCCAACCTGCGCATCATTGACGCCACGGCCCAAAAAACCGGACTCGCGCCGGAAAAAGTCATCAAGAACATTCACAAGTACGGCAATACGACCGCCGCGACGATTCCACTGGCAATCAACGATGCGATTGCCGACGGCAAACTGAAGAAAGGCGACCTGGTGTTGTTTGCGGCGGTGGGCGCAGGGTTCACTGCAGGTTCGGTTTTGATGAGGTGGGCATACTGA
- a CDS encoding acyl carrier protein gives MMRTQEQIIDEILALAATHFKVDRAALTADDDFFKVLKIDSLQALELLTRLENHFSVELPDYEVQGVSDFRTLADRIEARL, from the coding sequence ATGATGCGAACACAGGAACAAATCATTGACGAAATTCTTGCGCTGGCCGCCACGCACTTCAAAGTTGACCGTGCGGCGCTCACCGCTGACGACGACTTTTTCAAGGTGCTGAAGATTGACAGTCTACAGGCGCTGGAATTGCTGACGCGACTCGAAAACCATTTCAGCGTTGAGTTGCCTGATTACGAAGTGCAGGGTGTCAGCGATTTCCGCACGCTGGCGGATCGCATCGAAGCGCGACTTTGA
- a CDS encoding AMP-binding protein encodes MPNSQVKMISLAEQPSLGSALRAALDRFANETCLIEADRERENQRWTYAEFKARALPLAKYLQARGVRADSRCAIIMTNQSRWPLAAYAIFYCGGVVVPLDYKLSATEHVALLKHSQAAVLITEFHFWRAITQAAGFDELTHLKTVIVTDPPKRGDLLNAVPFDEARAEGEPQFVERRRDDWACIVYSSGTGGRPKGCVLTHHNYLEQCASLTALYPFWPGVRYLSILPSNHAIDFMVGFLGPFVCGAAVVHLRTLRPEFVREAFTRFKITYVALVPLILKNLQAGLQQRFDELPPLKRFVFDRLLALNKALTKKQPNLALSRKLLKQVHAAFGGELRAIFTGGAFSDPQMLQFFYDLGLQVGNGYGLTEAGTAITLNDFKPFRADTVGKPLPGMQVEIRHPDSDGIGQVAVRSNTVMSHYLDDPEQTAETIVAGWLLTGDLGRFDSDGHLQLVGRAKNMIVTAEGKNVYPEDIEQAFEGLPVKEFCVFAANYIWPERSLLGEKLVIVLRLNEGQEFSEELKQELVKRNAKLLNFKRLSGYVLWKADFPRTTSLKIKRIVLAEEIRQRFERQAALREL; translated from the coding sequence ATGCCCAATTCCCAAGTCAAAATGATCAGCCTTGCCGAGCAGCCTTCGCTCGGCTCTGCCCTGCGCGCAGCTTTGGATCGGTTTGCCAACGAGACCTGCCTGATTGAAGCCGACCGTGAGCGCGAGAACCAGCGCTGGACTTACGCCGAATTCAAAGCACGCGCATTGCCGTTGGCAAAATACCTGCAAGCGCGCGGCGTCCGGGCCGATTCGCGCTGCGCCATCATCATGACCAATCAGTCGCGCTGGCCGCTCGCGGCCTACGCGATCTTTTACTGCGGCGGCGTAGTCGTGCCGCTCGATTACAAACTCTCTGCCACTGAACATGTCGCGCTGCTCAAACACTCGCAAGCCGCAGTCCTCATCACCGAATTCCATTTCTGGCGCGCGATCACGCAGGCCGCAGGCTTTGACGAACTGACGCATCTGAAAACCGTCATCGTCACCGATCCGCCCAAACGCGGCGACTTGCTCAACGCCGTGCCTTTTGACGAAGCGCGTGCGGAAGGCGAACCGCAATTCGTCGAACGCCGGCGTGACGATTGGGCCTGCATCGTGTATTCGTCCGGCACTGGCGGGCGTCCGAAAGGCTGCGTACTCACACACCACAACTATCTGGAGCAATGCGCGTCGCTCACGGCGCTCTATCCGTTTTGGCCGGGCGTGCGTTACTTGAGCATCCTGCCGTCGAATCACGCGATTGATTTTATGGTCGGCTTCCTTGGCCCGTTCGTCTGCGGTGCAGCGGTCGTGCACCTGCGCACGCTGCGGCCAGAGTTCGTCCGCGAAGCCTTTACGCGCTTCAAGATTACCTATGTCGCGCTGGTGCCGCTGATCCTGAAAAACCTGCAGGCGGGCTTGCAGCAACGCTTCGACGAATTGCCGCCACTCAAGCGCTTTGTCTTTGATCGCTTGCTCGCGCTCAACAAGGCGTTGACGAAAAAGCAGCCAAACCTGGCGCTCAGCCGCAAGCTGCTCAAACAGGTTCACGCGGCCTTTGGCGGCGAGTTGCGCGCGATCTTCACCGGCGGCGCGTTTTCGGATCCGCAGATGCTGCAATTCTTTTATGACTTGGGCCTTCAGGTCGGCAACGGTTACGGGTTGACCGAAGCGGGCACCGCGATCACGCTCAACGACTTCAAACCGTTTCGCGCCGATACCGTCGGCAAGCCGCTGCCCGGCATGCAAGTGGAGATTCGCCATCCCGACAGCGACGGCATCGGCCAAGTCGCCGTGCGTAGCAACACCGTAATGTCGCACTACCTCGACGACCCCGAACAGACGGCAGAGACGATTGTGGCTGGCTGGTTGTTGACGGGCGACCTGGGGCGCTTTGACAGTGACGGCCATTTACAACTGGTTGGCCGCGCCAAAAACATGATCGTCACCGCAGAAGGCAAGAACGTTTATCCCGAAGACATCGAGCAAGCGTTCGAGGGCCTGCCGGTCAAAGAGTTCTGTGTGTTTGCAGCCAATTACATCTGGCCCGAACGTTCGCTGCTGGGCGAAAAGCTGGTCATCGTCTTGCGGCTGAACGAAGGCCAGGAATTCAGCGAGGAATTGAAACAGGAGCTAGTCAAACGCAATGCGAAGCTGCTGAATTTCAAACGCCTCAGCGGCTACGTGCTTTGGAAGGCTGATTTCCCGCGCACGACCTCGCTGAAAATCAAGCGGATTGTGTTGGCTGAGGAAATACGCCAACGCTTTGAGCGGCAGGCGGCGTTGCGGGAATTATGA